From the genome of Halichoerus grypus chromosome X, mHalGry1.hap1.1, whole genome shotgun sequence:
TAATTGCCAACCGAGTTCCCAAGTCAGACAAGGCCACCAGCTTAGCTCTGCAGATGACCAGAGCCACTGGCTCTGATCTCTGCTCTGGCACCATTGCAGGCAGGAAGGTAGTTTGCCAAGGACTGAGCACTGGTTGCCGTAAACCTTACTCCTCTGTCTTTATCTGATCCCCAGTGGTTGAGCCCCACAGATTGTCCCAGTGATTCTCATGAAATAAGACCCAAGTGGGCTTCCTATGGGCTTCCCCATAACACTGGGGAAACTGGCTGTCCACCTTGGGttctctttttcccactggagaaACTATAGGCCCAGGGagccctctctgtgtgtctccgTGCCAGCCTGGAGTTAGTGGGGGAGATGCTGTAAGAGTATAGTCCCTCTTCTTACATTTCGAATGTGGTCCTTCTTGGTCTCTGTGGTCCAGGGGGTCCTTCAGCCTCACTCTCAGTGTTTGGGATTTCCTTAATGATGTCTTATCAATGGATGAGTGCTAGTTGGTTTTCTTGTAAGTAGAATGAAAGATGGAAACAACGGACATCACCATCTTGATGACatcattctctcattttttaaatatgtgttttactaaataaaatctttaaggaggggcatttgggtggctcagttggttgagtgtccaactcttgatttcagctcaggttgtgatctcatgggttgtgggatcgagccccatgtcaggctctgaacttggcaggaagtctgcttgaggattctctccctctgcaccccaccacccctgcttgctctttctctccctctctcaaaaataaataaatctttaaaaatctttaaggaaaatgtatttgaatacatttttgttaaaatatgctTGCATATGCATAAGAAAAAGGGATTTGGAGGCATTAAAAACAAATGGACAGTCATGCCTTTTTTTCATTATAGTTTAATAGTTAAGAGTACAGACTATGAATCTATACTACATGGGTTCAAGTCCTAGCTGTATGAATTgctagctgtatgactttgggctGTTATTTAACTTCACCATGCCTcagttacttcatctgtaaaatggaaaaaaatccaatACTATATGCCacatagagttgttgtgaggattaaatgagtaggTACATTGGAAGCACTTATAACAATGCTTAACACAAATTAAGTACTATATAAAATCACTATATTTTAACTCAaacaatttcaaattattttttgaaaataagtagaaaaatgaTTTGCCTTTTGAAACATCTGTTttccatcatttaaaaagaattacaagtGACAGTAATGCAGAACAATGGATGAAATTGTAAGCTGGGAATGGATTATTTAGGGTTAATATAGAAATGATCTCACAGTCTTTGTGacaatgtgttttattttgttaactaGATTTCTAATAAATGTATGATAAATAATCCTGAATGTGTATGAAGGTATGACTGCAACAATAGTCTtcccaaaggttttattttaatatgaaaaaaacagaaacaaaaattcacTAGTTAAGTCAACTGGTTTACAAAAATGATTGCCTAGAGATACCATAATATACTGTATAACTACTGCAAATAATATTGTGCAATATTAATTGACATGGATATATTTTAATGTGGTATTTTAGTAAAAACCAGCTATTGGATTGTATTTATGAATATGTACACATAGGTGTATGCATCTATATCTATGCATATATAAAAGTATGAAAGGTTATACAACCAAACTTTACATGTGGTTTTTATCCAGTGGTAGGATTATGGTTGTATTCCATGTTATTTACTCTGTTTAATAACACATAAtgtttcttttctaggatttgTTTCCCtagcaaatacaaagaaaaaaattattacaagtaaaattgaaaaatatgtattctatttTCTCCACTGAAAGCATAGCaaagtttaatataaattttaatacccAGTTCAGAGCCTTGTGCAAAGAACTGGGTACACATTTAGAttggaaataacaaaataatagtgTAAGTTGACAACTTTGCAAGTAGAAATTTGACCATATGGTCTGAAAAATGGTCTataattttttctactttttttttcttctagacaTGTTTGCTACAGAAACAACTGTGGACCATAAATTTAGGTAAAAAGTAGTCAACATAGTGGCTGAAATAAGGAAGAATTGGGAATGTAGAAAATATCTAACAATGTAGGAAGAAATGAATCCACCCATATACACAATAGATATCCAAAGGCCATTTTAAATTatgtgaaaaaattaatataaaaatattaaaaaaattactgaataaaaattttgtttcaaacaaagggaaaaattagagaaagagacaaatcaagaaacagactcttaattatagagaataaacttCATGGTTACTAAAGGGGAGGGGGTAGAAGGAtgggtaaaaaaaagaaataatggaggggaacctgggtggctcagtcggttaagtgtctgccttaggctcaggtcatgatcccagggtcctgggattgagccctgcgtcaggctccttgctcagcagggagcctgcttctccctctccctgtctgctgctccccctgcttttgcgcactctctctctctttctgtcaaataaataaataaaatctttttaaaaaaagaaataatggaaattatgatttgatatatataaaaatatatgaattatataattacttatgtattatataatgcaatattatgtatgcttatatgtatacataaaattaaatttttctttatattatcagtgctacttttattttattttccctatcaatgcaatgtgatttttaaatgaatttatattccTTGAATAAGAagcaaaaaatcatttttaaaaaattgaaaaaggaaaacaaaaaatgaagtatgtatttttaatagcATCATATCCGCAAAGTTTATAAAACCCAGGGAGGAACTTGTGCAAGAAAATGGGCATTCCTCCACCGTATGAGTGGAAGTATAAATTGGTAGATCCAGGCCACCTGATGGCAcagttaaaactttttaaaagacctCTACTTTTCAATTCCACTTCTATGTATTTATGTAAGTACAATAATCCTGCAGCAAAATCACTTACCACAGATTTGGGTTCAATGGTGAAAATTTAGAAACTATGTTAAATTCCAAAGTAaggaaacactttttaaaagattctgaTCCACCTATACAGTGATAGTGAGTTATGGAAGAATATTGGAGAGCCAAAGATATTTTAGTTATATTCacaatatattgaaaaaaattgaaagaatacattgtgtatttgttttaaatattgtggacaaataggcaaaaaataatctcttaaaagaggttgttgtatatatttaatgtctttttttcaagcaatacatctgtaaaatgaaataataaaacaaatgcacAAGCTTAACCAATTTCtcataacttaaaaaatactaaCTGAAGAAGATGAGCAGAGAAATATACAATTTCTTACACAGTTAATGGGCATAAACTTCATGAAGAAGCATTTGGTAACAAACTGGCAAGGTATATAAGGCAATTAAATCTCTGCACATGTCAGCAAATGTTCACCTACAAATGTGTTCCTTGTAGAATTAATCTTACTAGGGAAAAACTAGAACAGCTTAAACATATGAAAGGGCTGAATTTTAGAAATTGTAATTCGACCATAAGAtggaacataaaaacaaaattaggggcgcctgggtggctcagtcattaagcatctgccttcggcccaggtcatgatcccagggtcttgggatcgagccccacatcaggctccctgctccatgggaagcctgcttctccctctcccactccccctgcttgtgttccctctctcgctgtgtctctctctgtcaaataaataaataaaatctttaaaaaaaaattaaaggagaatttttaataatttggaaAGATGATATGAAAGACCAATTATAGTGGACATATTCCAtaatgaaacaataaatattacatttttggaAGTATTATTTATGTACATGTTTCATGTGTTCCAAAGTTTTTTTTGTCAAAGGGTACAATTAAGAGTGATTTTTACTTTGTtcataatcaattttaaaaagtttctattATGATACTGtgttatttgtataaaaataaatgtttaaactaaacaaaagcaaaaaaaagcaaCAGTTCCCCTGATAAAATATTGGGAGACTATAGAAATAACTGCAATAGCAAGTCTAGATAACTAACAAGGTTTCCATCCTCTCACATTATTTGTGTACTTGGTGAGGGTAAATTGACACTACCTTTGGGATAGTCATTTAAAAAGgaacccccctctccccccaaaagaagaagaaaaaaatttcaaaccttCCATGTCCTTTGATTCTACAATTTGCTCTCACCAATGTTTGttcataaaataatattgaatgTAAGCAAGGTTTGTGCACTATATATTATTAGCGGCTAGGGtttagataagaaaaacaaaacaaaacatatgttCAACAATGAGAAAGTTGTGAAAAATAGCCCCATACTTATATCTAAATATGGATAGAGATGAATACATGTATCTATCTATTCCTCTATGAAACCCCTCCACTGGAACACTAAAGAGCCATGAAActattttagaagaatatttaatggcatGAAAGGAAGTTCAAGAATATCTATCtatacatctatatctatctatattatatattcatatgtgaAAAAGCAGATATTGAaacaatatatacattaaaattcaCATATATATCACATGAAAAATACTGGGCAAGTGCACATGAAAATGATTTAGGAATGCATGGCTGGTGATTAGAATTGATTAGTGGGGACATTAAATTTCTTCTGTTAACttgtctgctttttaatttttccctgcaatgAAGCTGAATGATTTTTCTGACAATGGGGGGAAAAAGGGCAGGAAGTGGGCACGGGGAAAAGAGGTGATAAAGAGCATTTACATCCAGTAAAACAACCCCAAACAGCAAAATACCATTTGCAGCCCAGCAAGCTGGTCAagacacgcacatgcacgcacgcgcacacagacacacacacagacacagacacagacacacacacacacacacacacacacacacacatcaattaCAGTGACCAGGAGACTAGGCAGGGGAAATGGACATACTCTTTTTACTGGCTGTGCTGGCTGGCATGAATGCAAATCAGTACAATGCTTATGAAGGGCCCATTTGGCAACACACaggaaaagtctttaaaatatccTGCAAGGATATTTTATTGTGGATCCTGCAAGTCCACAATTAAGAAGACCATCCGGTAGGCTAGCGAAGATTTGGCTTGACAAGGAAGGATTCATTCATCAGAGTATGCAGTGTTGGGtttaaacacaagaaaagaacTAGGCACCACCTGAATGTCCAACAATGCGGGATTGATTCAGAAATGTTAAAGATCCATCGATACACTCTGCAGGCATTGAAGATGACATTTCGGAAGCCTGTTGAATAGCATGGGAAGAAGTTCAATGGGttgatttttgtttggttttagttTCTGAAGAAGCAGGTTAAGAAACACCACACACATGAACCATTCTATAACAGTGAGTTAAAAGggaaggtggggtgggagtgaggaagggagggagacagagggagagaagagagcctGGAAAAACAGCACACCAAAAAGTGGTTGTCTCTGGGTAGTAGGATCACGGGGAACAAGTACTCTCTTGGTTTTCCCTCATctgatttccttctcctttctgatgTTTCTACCATGAAACTGTATCACCTGTGTAGCCAACGAAGAGAGaatgaaagtgtttttttaaaccaaaccACAAGGAGAAGAGGCAGCCTGTAATCTATCAAGTGGCACAGATTAGCAAGATTATTCGCAGGCCCttggtgggtgtggggggaggagagaggtggggagagcagaagggagggagggggggaggagggtaggaaaggagggaagaagagagggagaaggagagagagggggagagagggggaaggagggggagagggaaggaggggagagggaaggcgagagacagagagacagagacagacagagagagagagagacctgcaCTCCCAGTACAATACAATACACTGCTGGTGGGTTAGGGGGGCAAAGAGGGGGGTTGTAAACCGGGTGGGAGCCAAGGTTTGGCTCTGCTGGCTGGCTCGTTCCTGGCATGTCTTCATCGCAAGGTGGCCTCCTCATCGGTGTCTTCCTCGAAATCCTTGACGTCAGCACTGGTGGATTGCCTGGCCCAGGCTCCCCTTTCGGCCTCTCGTTCTTTATGCGACTTGAATCTCCCAACGAAAATTTTGCGGTAGTTCAGGAACATGCCATTCATCGCATCAATGGCCCGCTCTGCGGACTCCTGCTTCTGGAAGTGCACAAACCCGTAGCCCTTGGGCCCCTTTTCGTCGCAGGCCACTTTGCAGGACAGGATGTTGCCAAACGCCGAGAAGATGTTGTACAGCGCCTTGTTGTCGATGGTCTTGCCCAGGTTCTTGATGAAGACGTTGCCCACCCCACTCTTGCGGAGCGAGGGGTCCCGCTGGGACCACATGATGCGCACGGGCCTGCCCTTGATGACATCAAAGTTCAGGGTTTCCAGGGCCCGCTTGGCGTCCACCGGTTGCTGGTAGTTGACGTACGCGTAGCCCAACGAGCGGCGGGTGATCTTGTCCCTGCAAATGCGGATGGAGAGGATGGGCCCGGCCGGGCTGAACTTCTCGTACAGCATCGCCTCTGTCACTTCAGGGTGCAGGTCGCCCACGTACAGCGAGGCCATAGGAAAGTCTGGGTTCCCCTCGGAGCCCCGGCTGGTCTCCGCATCCGCATCTGCATCCgcagctgccgccgccgccgcagccgcagccgcagccacCGCCGCCGCCACCTCCGCATCCGCATCCGCATCCGCATCCGCATCCGCCTCCCCCGAGGAGGGCGCCGCAGCCTCCGCTGctgctgcggcggcggcggcggcggcggcggcggcttcGGCCGCGCTGGCCTCCACAACCGCTGCCGCCAGGGCGGCCTccgcctcctccccctctgccaggGCGGCCGTCGCCTCCCCCCGGGTGGCCTCTGCCACTGCCTCCTCTACTGAGGCCTCGGCCTCCACCTCAGCCTCCACCTCTGCTTCCGCCTCCGCTACGGAGGCCTCCGCCACAGCCTCTGCCACGGTCGCCGCCGcagcctccgccgccgccgcagccgctgccgccaccgccgccgccagTGTCGCCGCTGTCGCCACGGTCGCCGGTGCCGCCAGGCCGCTGCCGCGACCTCCCTTCCCGCGAGCTGGGGGGCGGAGAGGCGGGAAAGTGCAGGAGGGCTGGTGGGCGCTGGAACCCGGGCCGAGGGCGCGAGCGGGAGCTGGGGCCGGGACCCGGGGCCAGCCGATCTGGCGAGTCCAAGTCACTTGGGATAGCAAGCGAGCGCTGCTAGGAGCGCGCCGGTGCCTGTCGCCGCAGCCTGCagcctgctgctgctgccgccgctcgGTCGTGGGCTAGCGTgcggggcgcgggcgggcgggcgggcgggcggcgtgtggtggggggcggggggtgttggCGTCTGTGGTCCGGGCAGCTGGGAAGGCTTCTGTCTCTTTGGTTCCCCCTGCGGCTGCTGCGGGGCTGTGGGGCCGCGGGCTGTGGGAGGGGGCGGGAGCGGGAgccttggggcggggggggggggggagggtaagggggcgggggggggtgagTCCACAGCCTCTCAGGTTGCCTGGATATTTATgaagaggaaggcagggaaaGGGTTCCACTGTGGACTGCGGGAATACGGGTTAGATTTAGAGGGTTTTGTTTTATCCCCCCTCTCCCCATAGtacatttaaatgattaaatcaaGTACCTTGCAAGAGCGGGTGGGTGGCATGGAGAATACACTTGCCTGGCCTAAAACAAAGCCGAGAAAAATGGGTTTCTCACATCCAGGGCTTCTCCCCACTTCCGCTCACACACACTCCCCAAGATCACCGCCACCAAAGACACAACACCTTCTCTgagcaggagctggggccagTGGGGCAAGCTCCCCCTGCAGCCTGCTGACCCATTTTCTCAGAGaatcgccccccccccccgccttttccAGCTCTTTCCCTCCTCTGCAACACTTGCAGAAGAGGGAATAAAGAACacgtattcattcattcataatgccatgccacaaatatttatggagcctGTGCCGGTCCCTAGGGATACAGGGGTCTGGGAAGCAGGAGACATAAGCTGGTTTTGAGCTTGTCCTTGGGAACAGACAGTCTGGGCTGGAAACCCTGTCCCTGCCCCAGACTACCGGAGAACTAGAGACCTGGGGTTCTTCCGCGTCCCCCCCCCCAATTCTtcttcccacccacccagccTCCATGCATGCAGCCCAACAGAGGGGGAATCAAGAGCACCCTGTCCTTAGTGCTGTCTTCCATGATACCCTGAGGAAAGCCAAACCaagggctggggacagggcccTGGTCCAGAGCCAAGCACTTGTTTGTTCTTGGCTCTACCCTCAAGGTGCTAAGGTTACCAACATGAACCAAGAAATACACATCCatgttcaaaacaaaaacaaaacctgaaatcTCTAGAATGAGGTGCCTGGTCCCAGGTCATCAGCTAATATTTGTGAAAGCCTTATCAAGTACTTGGCACTGGGAGCTAAGGGACAGGCCATGTGATAAGTGAGCAGTGAGTGTTGATGTGTTGGAGGTGTGGGGCTGGGTGAGAAAAGGTGAGCAGTATGTGTTGTGGAAGCAGAGAGGCCACACAGGGCCAAATGCTGAGGGGATAGACAAGTGAGCAACCATTAGAGTAGAGTGTAACAGAAGCGAGGGTCCCACTTGCTCCAGAAAGGAGCACCCAGCCACTAGCTCTTCCTGGTAGGAGTCAAGTGAGGCTGCACAGAAGATGAAAGCCCCAAGATGAGCTCTGAAAGATGAGTCCACCgtgtggaggcaggaaggaaggcattCCAAACAGAGGGGTCAGTCTGTGCCAAGGCCCTGTGGCATGCTAGCACACACAAAGCCACTTCTGGTCATGCCCAATAATCTGGCGTGGACAGA
Proteins encoded in this window:
- the PABPC1L2B gene encoding polyadenylate-binding protein 1-like 2, whose translation is MASLYVGDLHPEVTEAMLYEKFSPAGPILSIRICRDKITRRSLGYAYVNYQQPVDAKRALETLNFDVIKGRPVRIMWSQRDPSLRKSGVGNVFIKNLGKTIDNKALYNIFSAFGNILSCKVACDEKGPKGYGFVHFQKQESAERAIDAMNGMFLNYRKIFVGRFKSHKEREAERGAWARQSTSADVKDFEEDTDEEATLR